The Deinococcus detaillensis genomic sequence GCGACCTCGTCGATAATGCCGCCACGCGCCGTGTTGATGAGGTAAGCGCTGGGTTTCATCATCGCCAGCCGCTCGGCGCTCAGCAACTTGTCGGTATCCGGCGTGTGGGGGGTGTGGATGCTCACGAAATCGCTACTGGCGAGCAGATCTGGTAACTCACAGTAGGTCAGGTGTTCTTCGGCCTCAATCTCTGGCGCAAGACGCCGCCGATTCCAGTACTGAACATTCATTCGGAAAGCGCGGGCGAACCGGGCTGTCTCGCTGGCGATCTCGCCCATTCCTATGAGGCCTAGAGTGGTGCCTTGCAATTCAAAGAGCTTAGGCAAGCGCATCCACTGGAAGCCGTGACGCCGCTCCGCTGTCAGAACAGGTTCGCTGCCCAGTTCCCGGTAGCGGCCCTCCACGACGGCCTCATGGGCCTGAATCACTTTCTTGGATAGGCCCAACATCAAGGTGAGGGCCATTTCAGCGACGGCAACGCAACCGATTTGAGTGGTGAGACTCACCGTGAGGCCACGCGTTTTTGCTGCCGCTAGGTCGAGCTTGTCGCGCCGCCCTGACCACAAGTGAATCAGCTTCAGGCTTTCTCCGGCCAAGTCCATCAGTTCGCCAGTCACGGCCCGGCGCTTGCTGACGATGACAGAAGCGCCGGGGAGCAGTTGAGCGAGTTCGGCAGCGTCGTCGGTGGTGGGGGCAAACAGCTTCACGCTGGGACAGAACTGCTGATTGAACGCCAGATCTTCTGGTGATGTTGGATCAAGAATCACGGCCTTCAGCACGTTGCTCCTTTGGTGCGCAGATAGCAGAATGGTGGGGGGGCAAGGTAAGCGCGGCGGATCATGTCAGCAGCCCGAGTTCGCGCAGAGCCTGCGCTCCGCCCGCCAAACTGGACTGATTCATTCCAGCGTAATTGGGCGAATACACCACGCCCTTTGCGCCCGCCTGATAAGCGGCCAGCACACTCCGGTAAACGATGTCAGGGGTGCATTTGGCTTGATCTGGGTGGGTGCGCGGCGCATCTACTCCAATGCCCATATAAACCGGCACCCTTCCTTCGACGGCGGCCACCGTGTCACGGGCCTGTCCACCGACGTAGCTTTCCGGCTGCATTCCCTGTCCCAGCAGATCATCCCAGGGCGCTTCGCCGAGGCCCAGCAGGTTGTACATCATCGATGTCATTTCCGGCGGCGTAAAATCGCGCAGGATGCTCTGGTGAAAGTCGCTCATCTCTTTTTGATACACCGCCCCAGCTTGATGCTGGTAGGTGATGGGCTTGACCCAGTCGCAGAACTCAGTCTGTTCCAGCCAGGGCCACTGGGCTTTGCGGATGGGGTTGAAGTGATTGCGGTTCCAGACATTCAACCCGAAACTCAGTGCCGGATTGCACCATTTGACAATGCCGTACAGTTCCCGGTCGAGCGCTTGATTGCGCTCAAGCCAGAAGCGCTCCCAGATCAAAATCTCTGGATTTTGCAGCAAAACCCGCAGAAATTCAACGAAGTACCCGTCTTTGCCGCCCTCGCCCCGGCGAGCACGCTGAAAGTAGTTGTACACCTCGCCGAAAGCGCTGAGTACCCGCTGTACGTCGATGCCCCGCTCATGAGCTTCTGTTCGGGCCGCCGCACTGAAGTCAATCGCCGGGTTGCCCGCGATCAGGTTGTCGAGCGGGCTGCGACGCTCATTGCACCACATGATGCCGTCGATGTCGTAGTTGCGGGCGTAATCTTCCAGAATCGAGTGCAGCCAAGTGCGGTAATGCGGATTGGAGGTTGATGGTTCAGACCCAAACCGGCCAAACTGATCGACCTCCAGGTACTGTGGCAAATTGGGAATCGGTACGGTATTGGCAGAGCCGTGTCCAGCGTATTTGAAGAGCGGCTCCATCACCTCGGGCATCACTTTCATTCCGCGTGCTCTGGCCGCCGGAATGATCATATCGAGGATGTCTTTTTCTTCCAGACCGGGGTCACGGTTGGTAAAGTGACTGATCTGAGTGTTGCGGTAATACTCGGGGCGGTGCTTGATGTACGAGCCGCCGAGCATCTGATCTGGTTCCTGAACGCCGTGATCAGGAAAACCGTCCAGTTCGTAGGAGATTCGGCGGCCCACCTTGAGGCCCAGCCACGAGATGGTGCCGATCAACAAGACGTTGATTCCGAATTTCTCCTGCAAGGTGTCGAGCAGGGGTTCCACACCCTCATCTATAAAGCTAATCGGGCTGATCTGAATGCCCACAAACTTGTCAGCCGTACTCATACGAACTGGCTCCAGAAGATGGCCAGTTTGTCTAAGGCGGTATCCATCTGCGGCCTGGGTGTCATCAGACTCAGGCGCACGAAGCCTTCCGCCCCGCTCCCAAATACCGAGCCTGGCCCCACCCGCACCGCCTGCTGCTCAATCAGGGCGCTGCTGAATGTCATGGAGTCCAGGCCCGATGCGCGGATATCGGCCATGACGTAATAACTGCCGTGGGTGCGGACAAACGGCAGGCGCATCTGATCCAGGCGGGCCAGCAGGAACCCGCGCCGCTCGGCGTAGATTTCCCGCTGCTCTAGCCAAGCTGTCTGCGGCCCGGTCAGGGCAGCCAGCGCCGCAAGCTGAGAGGGCAGGGCGGTAGAAATCGAGTGCATGTGTTTGATTTCAGTCGCCACCTGCTTGAGCCACATCGGCACGGCGAGGTAACCGACCCGCCAGCCGGTCATCCCGAAACTCTTGGAAAAGCCGTTGACGGTGATGGTGCGCTCCAGCATCCCAGGCAACTGAGCGAACGAGAAATGACGCTCTCCGTCGTAGAGGAACTTTTCGTAGAGTTCGTCTGATACCACGATCAGGTCGTGGCGCTCGGCGAGCTGGGCAATCCCTTCCATCGTTGTTCGGGTGACCACTGCGCCAGTCGGATTATCGGGGCTGACCACGATAATGAGTTTGGTGCGTGGGGTGATGGCGGCTTCCAAGGCCCTCAGGTCCCACGACCAACCGGATTCCGGCGTGACTGGCACGGCAACCGTCACCCCGCCGCAGAGAGCCACAATGCTGCGGTAGGCGCTGTAATACGGATCGGTCACAATGACCTCGTCCCCAGGGTTGAGCAGCGCCCCGCACAGCACGAAGATGGATTCTTGTGCGCCGTTGGTCACGATGATGTTGTCGGGCTGATAGTCCAGTCCATTTTCCAGCCGGAGCTTGTGTGCAATGGCTTCACGCAGCGGTGCAATGCCGTCATAAGCTGTGTACTGAATGACGCCGCCTTGCAAGCCGGTTTGCACCGCGTCGAGTACATATTGAGGGGTAGGCAAGTCGGGCGTGCCCGAACCCAGATTAATCAGCCCCTGCGCCTGAGCAAGAGCATTGATCATACGGACGCTGGTAGGGTTGCCAATCGACTGATCGAGGTTGGCAGTAGCCACTTGAGAGAGCTTGCTTCGCAAATCGTTGGTCGCTGTCATAGTAGTTACCTCAGGCCAGCCCGATTTCTGCGGCGTACTCACGCAAATCCAGAGTGCGGCCCTGACGTGATGATTCGGCGCAGGCCAAGGTTAAAGCCAGCGTCGCTAGGTGGTCGCGGCCAGAGGGATAGGTGGACACCTCACCCCGCACCGCTTTCAAGAAGTCGTCCAGCAGACCACGGGTGTCATCTATAAAATCCTCCTGAGACTCAAGGACGACGGCCTGCGGATGACCTGCCCCGGCGGGCCAGTAGTCGAGGTCTTTGAAAATATCGTTTTGCAGCAGCATCCCCTCTGCACCGTCGGTGCGCCACTGAAATTCATTCTTGGCATTGGTGCCTGCCCAAGTGCCGAAATACTGGAGAGCAATGCCGTTATCAAACTCAAGCCAAGCGGCTACCGTCGCGTCCGAGCGGTACATACTCCACGGCGGGTTGGTGGTGCGTGCCCAGACTTTCGCGACTTCTGAACCGTAAATGAAACGGGCCAGATCGAGGTGGTGAATGCTCTGCTCAAGCAGCATGGGCTGATCCATCGTCAGGGGGTACTTGTTGAGTAAAGGCCGCTGCCCGTCGCGGTAGCGCCAGTACACGATCCGGCCAAATCCAACTTGCCCCAGCTTGCCTTCCTGGATGTACTGCCGGGACGCCCGGGTGGTTTCCAGATACCGGAAGTTCATCCCAACCCCCAATAAAATGCCCGCCGCCTGCGCCACATCAACGCAGGCGCGAGCAGTTTGAGCATCTAAAGCCAGCGGCTTTTCACACAGCACAGAGATTCGGCGCTCGGCGCACGCCGAAATCTGCTCAAGGTGAATATCCGGCGGTGTGGACAGCACCACCACGTCCGGTTTAAGGGCCAGAGCATCCTCAAATGACAGCACTGGCACGTCGAGTTGGGGGAGCTGTTCCTTGAAAGTGGTTACGGCCTGAGCGCTCGGATCAGTGGCCGCTAACAATTCGGCCTGCGGATGCTCGGTGATGACCCGCGCCCAGTGCCGACCACGGGTGCCCATACCGACCAGCACAATCTTGAGTTTGTTCATGGTGTGTTCCCCCTAAAAAGTTGGCTCTCACGGAGCTGCCAAGGCGTCAAAAAGTCCCTCAAGGAGCGGTATGGTGGGCCTGAAATCCAGCTCCTGCGCCACTTTGCAGCAGTCGACCTCGCCGTGCCGGGGCAACGGTGTGGGGTTCCAAGTCAGCCATTTCTGTACGGGCTGCTCCGGACAGAGCTGCTCAAAAGCTTCCAAGAGAGCTTGCTGAGAGACGGGCGGCCCAGCCACGTTATAGAGGTGCGCTCCAACGGACTCGGATTGAGCCAGAATGACGTTGAGCAAGCGAACCAGGTCACGGGTATGCAGCCAGTTTTCTGCAGAGTCACGGCCCTGGGAAAGGTTGACACTGCGCTGTTCCCGAATAGCCGCTGCGATCTGGTGGATGAGAGAGGTGCGCTGCCGACTACCGGACACCTCTTCGCCCGCTCCGTAGACGGGGCCAAGGCGCAGACTCCAGATGGACATCTCGCCGCCGACCATTGCCGCCGCCCGTTCGGCCAAGACTTTAGACAGTGAGTAAGCGTTCGCTGAAGTGGTCTGTCCAGTCTCGGAAATCG encodes the following:
- a CDS encoding 2-hydroxyacid dehydrogenase, producing the protein MLKAVILDPTSPEDLAFNQQFCPSVKLFAPTTDDAAELAQLLPGASVIVSKRRAVTGELMDLAGESLKLIHLWSGRRDKLDLAAAKTRGLTVSLTTQIGCVAVAEMALTLMLGLSKKVIQAHEAVVEGRYRELGSEPVLTAERRHGFQWMRLPKLFELQGTTLGLIGMGEIASETARFARAFRMNVQYWNRRRLAPEIEAEEHLTYCELPDLLASSDFVSIHTPHTPDTDKLLSAERLAMMKPSAYLINTARGGIIDEVALTEALRSGALAGAGLDVYVYEPTPFDNPLLHLSGVNLMLMPHIGGGSGETRVKQARDSMANLERLATGQPLIEVLVEGGRS
- a CDS encoding Gfo/Idh/MocA family protein, which codes for MNKLKIVLVGMGTRGRHWARVITEHPQAELLAATDPSAQAVTTFKEQLPQLDVPVLSFEDALALKPDVVVLSTPPDIHLEQISACAERRISVLCEKPLALDAQTARACVDVAQAAGILLGVGMNFRYLETTRASRQYIQEGKLGQVGFGRIVYWRYRDGQRPLLNKYPLTMDQPMLLEQSIHHLDLARFIYGSEVAKVWARTTNPPWSMYRSDATVAAWLEFDNGIALQYFGTWAGTNAKNEFQWRTDGAEGMLLQNDIFKDLDYWPAGAGHPQAVVLESQEDFIDDTRGLLDDFLKAVRGEVSTYPSGRDHLATLALTLACAESSRQGRTLDLREYAAEIGLA
- a CDS encoding NAD-dependent epimerase/dehydratase family protein; amino-acid sequence: MTHPPPIFLTGAGGFVGRALIQHWREAGVPVIGADLSGADEVIDVLNAEQLCRRVAEIQPRAVVHAAALTSGSDLRLLEVNLGGTLNALNAALQAEVKHFVLLSSTGVYSPQVGPISETGQTTSANAYSLSKVLAERAAAMVGGEMSIWSLRLGPVYGAGEEVSGSRQRTSLIHQIAAAIREQRSVNLSQGRDSAENWLHTRDLVRLLNVILAQSESVGAHLYNVAGPPVSQQALLEAFEQLCPEQPVQKWLTWNPTPLPRHGEVDCCKVAQELDFRPTIPLLEGLFDALAAP
- a CDS encoding pyridoxal phosphate-dependent aminotransferase, which translates into the protein MTATNDLRSKLSQVATANLDQSIGNPTSVRMINALAQAQGLINLGSGTPDLPTPQYVLDAVQTGLQGGVIQYTAYDGIAPLREAIAHKLRLENGLDYQPDNIIVTNGAQESIFVLCGALLNPGDEVIVTDPYYSAYRSIVALCGGVTVAVPVTPESGWSWDLRALEAAITPRTKLIIVVSPDNPTGAVVTRTTMEGIAQLAERHDLIVVSDELYEKFLYDGERHFSFAQLPGMLERTITVNGFSKSFGMTGWRVGYLAVPMWLKQVATEIKHMHSISTALPSQLAALAALTGPQTAWLEQREIYAERRGFLLARLDQMRLPFVRTHGSYYVMADIRASGLDSMTFSSALIEQQAVRVGPGSVFGSGAEGFVRLSLMTPRPQMDTALDKLAIFWSQFV